The following proteins come from a genomic window of Athalia rosae chromosome 1, iyAthRosa1.1, whole genome shotgun sequence:
- the LOC105685945 gene encoding uncharacterized protein LOC105685945 — translation MGVKMAGRVTARAYAKKDPHFCSSGPIILGKFSSSSNDCARQYPSHHRDTPATSKRAYNRRQHSILSYLRRWISEIWYGIIRRLKGIFNSHSRPDEKGPNTSGRDPLDSELENAFWREGKVCDQKVNIQKSWDHRYSGVGDNVNVYSLYTAQSVSKNHPDKFRRDSNSDFLESSQASENGHSKLRKKRSRENISARIDSSLSFDEEYDALYGTRVLPRPLRSHERISRHEIGNFPVKKDRVDGLSSPDSPNSECRKRSSMNLGGESRTLEGPVPDITEDRVQTVSFKNTNVWYSRSELNTALPPDQRETSRSRSRPSSRIPRLCSRVNKSSAKHR, via the coding sequence ATGGGCGTGAAAATGGCGGGGCGGGTAACCGCGCGAGCTTACGCGAAAAAGGATCCTCATTTCTGCAGCTCGGGGCCCATTATTCTCGGCAAGTTCAGTTCCAGTTCGAACGATTGCGCTCGTCAATATCCTTCGCATCATCGAGACACCCCTGCAACTTCGAAAAGAGCCTACAACCGTCGTCAGCATTCGATTCTCTCTTACTTGAGGCGTTGGATTTCCGAAATTTGGTACGGGATTATAAGAAGACTGAAAGGTATCTTCAACTCGCATTCGAGGCCCGACGAAAAAGGTCCAAATACCTCTGGAAGAGATCCTCTGGACTCAGAATTGGAAAACGCATTCTGGCGGGAAGGAAAAGTTTGCGACCAAAAAGTCAACATTCAGAAAAGTTGGGATCACAGGTATTCCGGCGTTGGGGATAACGTCAACGTCTATTCTTTGTACACCGCGCAATCCGTGTCGAAAAATCATCCGGATAAATTCAGGAGGGACAGCAACAGTGATTTCCTTGAAAGCAGTCAGGCGTCCGAAAACGGACATTCGAAATTGCGCAAAAAACGCTCACGAGAAAACATATCGGCACGCATCGACAGTTCTTTGTCCTTCGATGAGGAGTACGATGCCCTTTACGGAACAAGGGTCCTGCCGCGCCCCTTGCGCAGCCACGAACGAATTTCTCGCCACGAAATTGGGAACTTTCCAGTCAAAAAAGACCGTGTTGACGGTCTATCGAGCCCCGACTCTCCGAATTCGGAGTGTCGTAAAAGGAGTTCGATGAATCTAGGGGGGGAAAGCAGGACCTTGGAAGGCCCGGTTCCCGATATTACCGAAGATCGAGTGCAAACTGTCTCCTTTAAAAACACAAACGTTTGGTACTCCAGATCGGAACTGAACACGGCATTACCACCCGATCAGCGAGAAACTAGTCGTAGTCGGTCCCGTCCCTCTTCCAGAATTCCACGGTTATGTTCCAGAGTAAATAAATCTTCTGCCAagcatcgataa